The proteins below come from a single Eucalyptus grandis isolate ANBG69807.140 chromosome 3, ASM1654582v1, whole genome shotgun sequence genomic window:
- the LOC104438739 gene encoding aspartic proteinase CDR1 has translation MALKLIHHDSIHSPYYNPNATISELAERAINGSLARIQYMSKIISPPNDEDARSRLVPAIKAYGFFANISIGTPPVPQLLMIDTASNLLWGSCDPKNEYCNFKKSYLDGTSTASNLASEQATFETSDEGTVKVPIEVLGCSHVSTLPVDGQESGILGLSYGAGNLPTLVKQLGSKFSYCIGNIYDPHYQYNQLILGDGAILEGDSTTLQTDKGFYFLDLEGISVGEKKLPIDPSTFKRRALGEGGVIIDSGATFTFLKEEGYVPLRNEVESLMAGILNRAASLPKFLCYTGSMERDLTGFPVVTLLFSGGAQLSLDTNSMFFQLTTNVLCMTILSVTPAMKGVSTIGVLAQQSYNVGYDIKQGKIFFQRIDCSVLESIV, from the exons ATGGCCCTTAAGCTCATCCACCACGATTCTATTCATTCTCCATATTACAATCCCAACGCCACTATTTCTGAGCTAGCTGAACGTGCTATTAATGGTTCGCTCGCCCGCATCCAATACATGAGCAAAATAATTTCTCCTCCAAATGATGAGGACGCTCGTTCCCGTCTTGTCCCGGCCATTAAAGCATACGGGTTCTTCGCCAATATATCCATCGGTACGCCGCCAGTCCCACAACTCTTGATGATCGACACGGCAAGCAACCTCCTTTG GGGCAGCTGTGATCCTAAGAACGAGTATTGCAATTTCAAGAAATCGTATCTTGATGGGACCTCCACAGCCAGTAACCTCGCCTCTGAACAAGCGACCTTTGAGACATCCGACGAGGGCACGGTAAAGGTACCGATTGAGGTGCTCGGATGCAGCCACGTGAGTACACTCCCCGTGGATGGACAAGAAAGCGGGATATTAGGACTAAGCTATGGTGCTGGTAATTTGCCAACTCTGGTCAAACAATTAGGATCCAAGTTTTCCTATTGCATCGGCAACATATACGACCCCCATTATCAGTACAATCAACTCATCTTGGGAGACGGGGCGATCCTGGAAGGCGATTCTACGACCCTGCAGACCGATAAGGGTTTCTACTTTCTGGACCTCGAAGGCATCAGCGTCGGAGAGAAGAAGCTGCCGATCGACCCCTCAACATTCAAAAGAAGGGCTCTCGGCGAGGGAGGAGTGATTATAGACTCGGGAGCCACCTTCACGTTCTTGAAGGAAGAGGGGTACGTTCCACTCCGAAACGAGGTCGAGAGTTTGATGGCCGGAATTCTGAATAGGGCGGCGAGTCTTCCGAAGTTCTTGTGCTACACGGGGAGCATGGAGAGAGACTTGACCGGATTCCCGGTGGTCACCTTGCTTTTCTCAGGCGGCGCGCAGCTCAGCTTAGACACCAACAGCATGTTCTTCCAATTAACGACAAACGTCTTGTGCATGACCATCCTTTCGGTAACTCCCGCAATGAAGGGCGTATCCACGATTGGAGTGCTGGCGCAGCAGTCCTATAATGTAGGGTACGACATCAAACAGGGCAAGATTTTCTTCCAGAGGATTGATTGTAGTGTTCTCGAATCAATTGTATGA